Sequence from the Methanosarcina siciliae T4/M genome:
GGTGGGCATTGGCGCACCAGCAGCTCCGGCAGTTGCCCCAGCTCTTGCAGCCCCCAAACTCAAAGATCTTATCCCTGCAAAGTTCGATGTTGCTAACATCGCTGAATGGGCAACCGAGATCCAGGAAGTACCAATAGGCAACACCTCGGCAGACGGCGGAAGCCGTGGAAAGAGAGTGATGCTGGGCGGAGAGAAAGCCCTTCCGTTCTACTTCGACGCACCGATGCCGAACAGGAACCAGGTCACTATTGACGTGTTCGACATGAGGATCGGCCTTGCAAAAGCTGTCAAGCAGAACTATGATGAAGTCATGGACAGCCCGGGAGAATGGGCAAAGAAGAACGTTGAGAAATTCAACGCTGACATGATCACCATCCACCTGATTTCAACAGACCCGCTAATCAAAGACACTCCTGCAAAAGAAGCAGCCAAGACTGTAGAAGAAGTGCTCCAGGCTGTTGATGTGCCAATTGCCATAGGCGGATCAGGGAACCCACAGAAGGACCCGGAAGTGCTCACAAGAGCAGCAGAAGTTTCGGAAGGCGAGCGCTGCCTGCTTGCATCGGCCAGCCTGAACCTAGACTATGCAGCAATCGCAGAGGCAGCACTAAAATACGATCACGACGTGCTTTCCTGGACACAGCTGGACATGAACGCGCAGAAGGAACTAAACAGGAAACTCATGAAGCAGTGCAACGTCCCAAGAGACAGAATCATCATGGACCCCACCACTGCAGCCCTGGGATACGGTCTCGACTACGCTTACACCAACATGGAGCGTATCAGACTTGCAGCCCTCATGGGTGATGACGAACTTACATTCCTGATGTCTTCAGGGACCACAAATGCATGGGGTGCCCGTGAGTCATGGATGGTTAGTTCCCCACTTAAGGAAGACTCTGACTGGGGACCGAGAGAGTACAGAGGTCCGATATGGGAAATCGTTACAGGACTGTCCCTTGCAATTGCAGGAAACGACCTGTTCATGATGATGCACCCAACATCGGTTGCTGTCCTGAAACAGATCACACAGACACTCTTCGGTATGATCGACACAGAGCAGGTTGACATTGCAAACTGGATAGGAGCGGAGGTGTAAAACATGAAAATAAACAGCCCGTTAGAAGCTTACAAATACTTGCCCCAGACAAACTGTGGAGAGTGTGGGGAAGCTACATGTATGGCTTTTGCCTCCAAGCTGATTGACAGGTCAGGCAAGACATCAGACTGTCCACCTCTTATTAAGGAGAAGAAATTTGCAAAGAAACTTGCAGAACTCGACAGGCTACTTGCACCGGAAATTCGCCAGGTAACCATAGGAGTAGGCGAGAAAGCAGTTAACATTGGGGGGGACGATGTCCTGTACCGCCACAAACTCACATTCTTCAACAAGACGAAGATGTTCTTCGATGTGGCAGACAACATGGATGAAGCTGCCATTGTTGAGAGAGTGAACAGCATCGCCAACTTCAGAAAGTTCTATGTAGGCCGAAACCTGCTCCTCGATGGGGTGGCCATCAGAGCCGTTTCCAACGACCCGGCAAAGTTTGCGGCAGCTGTAAAGAAGGTAGCTGAAGCAGGATTGCCCATGATATTCTGTTCCTTCAACCCTGAGGTCCTGAAGGCAGGACTCGAAGTGGCAAAGGACCTGAACCCGCTGCTTTATGCTGCAAACAAGGATAACTGGAAGGAAGTAGGAGAACTCGCCCTTGAATACAAGGTGCCTGTGGTTGTGTCAGCTTTCAATGACCTTGATGCCCTCAAGACCCTTGCAAAGACATTTGCAGAGGCAGGAATTAAGGATATTGTCCTTGACCCGGGAACATACCCCACAGGAAAGGGCCTGAAGGAAACATTCACCAACTTCCTGAAGATAAGGAGAGCGGGAATTATGGGCGACACGGAGATCGCATACCCGATTATTGCTCTCCCCTTCACTGCATGGATGGCTGGAATTTCCGACCCGGTCAGCGCCTCATACTGGGAAACCGTAATGGCTTCGGTCTTTACTATAAGGTACGGAGACATAATGATCCTCCACAGCATGGAGCCTTATTCCACCCTGCCTGAGGTTCACCTGGCAGAGACCATCTACACGGACCCGAGGACCCCGGTATCCGTGGACGGAGGAATGTACAAGGTAGGAAGCCCGACAGCGGATTCCCCGGTACTCTTTACCACAAACTTCGCACTCACATACTATACTGTGGAGAGCGATATATCGTCCAACGGAATCGACTGCTGGTTACTTGCAGTTGACACAGACGGGATAGGGGTGGAAGCTGCAGTTGCAGGCGGACAGCTGACCGCTGACAAGGTGAAGGAAGCCTTTGACAAGGCAGGGTTCGACCTTAAGACAGCCGTAAACCACAACACCGTAGTTACTCCGGGTCTTGCGGCCCGTCTACAGGGAGACCTTGAGGACAAGCTCGGTGCAAATGTAAAGGTAGGACCAATGGACTCCGGCCGTATCCCAGGCTGGATGGAAAAGAACTGGCCACCTAAATAAAGGCAAAAAAATTGAAGGTTAAGATTCCGTGTCTAAAAGACACGGTACTTTTTTATCTTTTTTAAAAAAAAACGTAATTTTCGACTACAGCAAAAATCAAACTCATAAATTACCTTCTCGTTAGTTGACAGTATCAAATTTTGGATAATTTATGTAATTTTGGATAATTTATGTAAATTCACTAACTATGAAACCCATGAACTAAACTACATCCCTGTACTATATCTAAGGATTGCAGCAATTCCGCCAAAAGCTATCATAAATTGAGACCCTTCGTCGAAATCTGTTGATATAAAAGCAATCCTTGCATTGCCTTTATCTGCGAGTTCTGAAAATTCCCCCACGATATCAATAAGATCCGTAACTTCAAGTGCAGAACCGCATTCAGGACAATTTCCAATCGTAGGAACAGCTTCACCTGTTTTCCATATTCTTGTCCGTCTATTCTCATATCCGCAAACCCTGCACATGAGAGATACTCTTTCAGCCCGCAACTCTTCAGAAAGTAAAAGCACATCAACCGCCTTTATCTCAAGATTTGCCCTTACATTGTCCTCTCCATAAGATACTTTACCGGATTCGGTAGCGATTTCTTTAAAAAATATGTCCATGTCTTTCTTTTGCTTAATTAAGTCAATACCCTGGAGAGTATCCTCTGCTTCATTTATTAACTCAGAAAAACCCGATTCATCCGTATACCCCGTATCAAACAGGCCAAGAACCTTTTTCTGAAGCTCATAATGTAGAAATTCGCCTTCATAAAATTCTTCTTTAGTCGGGGAATGCCCTCCTATAAGAATGCCTTTAAGGTCAGAAGGCTCTAATTCAAGGAATGCCTCACTTGCAGCACCCCCTATTCTCTTGTAGAAATCATGAATAGCAATGCGTCTGAGCTGTTCAAAGCGATGTGCACTCTGCCCTCCTTTTCTTTGTTTGCCAGGAACCGTAGAATGAAGATGCTTAATAGCTTCAATTTGCTTACCTACAAGCATTCCGACACTAGCTTCTCTTAAATCAAGAAGTATGAGCCCATAAGTACCGCACTCCCTGAGCATTTCCTCAATAGGCTCAAGATAAAAAACAGAATCACAGTGATATATATAATGTACAACAGGTTCCGGAGGAATAAGAACTTCATTTACCATGCCTGTCCTGTTAGCTCCGGTATCGACAACTCCTGCAAAATAAACGATTCCGTTTTCCGGAATTTTGTTAAGAGATCTTAACTTTGCCAGCAAAGAATCAAGGGCTTCCCGTACATTATTGCTGGCAAGTTTGGATATTATGTTCGAAGCCTGCTCATGTTCTTCTTTCAAATGCTTTATAACATCTGAAATCTGTTTATCAGAAGGAACATAAAGGGAAATCAATTCCGCGCTCTTCACACTTTTATTCTTTAGAGTTTCAAGCTTCTTTTTTAATACATATTTTTCATATGTACAGTACTCAGCCATTCAAGCTTCCTCCTTCTTTTATATAAACCGTTGAGGGACCTAAATATCCGTGGTCGGTACCTGAAAGAAAAAAGTTCTTACAAACTATTCAAGCTTAACCCCGGATGAGAAAAAGATACTGAGGTGGTTGCCCTCAACCTGATTTTTGATTCTTATGATTAAGTCTATGCTTCATGTCTAAAATGACAAAAGAAAGAAAAAAAGAAAGAAGACAGATCAGTATTCGACCTGCTCTGTTTCTGTTATTTTTTCCCTGAACAGGGTATACGCCCACAGCTGGTAGATAATAACTATGGGCACAAAGACCAGTGCACCCCCCAACATGACGCCTAGAGTCATATGGCTCGATGCCGCCTCAAAGATATCTATTCCGTACTCAGGAAAAACGGAAGATTTGAGCATATAAGGATAGATACTTGCAAGCCCGCTTTCCACAATGAAGAGAAAAGCCAGGAGGTTGCTGCAAAAAGCCGGGAAGTCTTTGTCTTTTTTTGCAAATAACACGGCAAAAACAGCTGCTACTACCGCAAGAACCGGCAATAAGTACAGAGCTGGCATGGCTGAATAGTTGCTTGTAAAACCTTCTATGCCAGCAAAGGAGTATGCCAGGTAGACAAGAGCAAGTACGAGTACAAGAAGAGTACTCTTTTTTGCCAAGTCTCCTGCTTTTGCAGCTACGTCGCCTTCGGTCTTGACATTGATCCAGAGTGCACCAGAAGTAACATTCATAAGCACGAACAGGGCACCACCGACCAATGCATAAGGGCCAAAAAGTTCGAGAAGTGTACCGACATAAAATCCTCCCAAAACGATTTCAAGCCCCTTGAAGAAGTTCGCAAATGCAACCCCCAGGACCAGAGAGATAAGCAGGCTTCCGGTGAACCATCCCCACATCAGGACCTTCTGTATCCGGGGATTATCATCCTTGTGGAGATATTCCACGGAAATGCCTCTTGCAATCAGACCGATGAGCAGCAAAATCATAGGCAGATAGAGGAAAGTAAACATCTTCGAGAATACCAGAGGAAATGCAGCAAAGGTTCCTCCCGCAGCCAGGATGAGCCATACCTCGTTCCCGCCCCAGAAAGGCCCAACAGAGCTCTGGATCTGGACCCTCTGCGCTTTATCCTCGGCAATAAAGGGTGTCAAAAGCCCTGCTCCAAGGGAAAAGGAGTCTGCAATGAAGTAAACTCCCCATATTACACACCACAGGAAAAACCAGATAACGGCAAGCATGTCATGAGTAAGGAAATCGAACATTTTCACTCAACTCCTGTAGCATTGACTACGGTTTTCTTTATGAGGTATATCTCAAAGACTATAAGGACCAGATAGAATGTACTGATAAGGACAACACTTAACAACACATCCGATATGGGAACCGATGATATCCCATTAGCTGTCTTTAGCAGCCCGTATACTATCCATGGCTGTCTCCCTACCTCGGCTACAATCCAGCCGGCAGTGATGGCAACATATGGAAGTGGAATCGACCACATGAGCAACTTCAGATACTTATCCGATGTGTACAGCTTGCCTGACTTTTGAAGATATAAGCCTAAAAGAGCCTCTATGATAAACAGGGATCCGAGAATTGTCATCAGCCTGAAGCTCCAGAATACCATTCCTACAGGCGGCAATTCATCCTGAGCTAACTGGTTGAGTCCTGTTATCGTCCCGCTGAAACTTCCCGTATACAGGAAACTTGCAAGCCCCGGAATTCCCAGAAACTGAACACTGTTAGAACCTGTACTTGAATCCGGCACCTGTATCAGATACATGGGTACTCCGGAGCCCGTTTCCCATATCGCGTCCATTGCCGCTCCTTTAGCGGGTTGAAGTTCAGCAACATATTGTGCATAACCGTGACCAAGAACCGGAAGCAGGACTGCGGTGACAAGAGCTATGGCAACTGCTATTCCAAAAGACTTCCTGAACACTTCACTATTGTTCCTTTTAAGGAAATGATATGCACAGATTCCCATGATCAGGAATGCGGTCAGAAGATATGCCGAAAGCAGGGTATGTACCAGCATGTACCACACATAGCTGTTTGTAACCAGAGCAAGGAAATCCGTCATGATTACCTTGCTCCCGTCAGCAGCCATCTTATAGCCAACTGGATTCTGCATAAAACCGTTAGCAGTGATAATCCATAATGAAGATATGTTGGTACCCAGAGCTACCATCCACATGGAAAATGCCTTCAGTTTCTGACGGGAGCGGTCAAGGAATACCCATGCGCCAAAGAAAGTGCCTTCAAGGAAAAAAGCCAGTAATGCTTCCACCGCTAATGGCGGTCCGAAGACATCTCCCATGAATTCGGAATAGGCACCCCAGTTGGTACCGAACTGGAAAGTCATTGAAAGACCCGTTACCAGACCTATTGCGAAGTTTATCTTGAATATCCTGCCCCAGAAATCTGCCATCCTTCGCCAGGTTTCATCTTTGTTTTTGTAGTATACCGTTTCCATGACTGCCACTAAGAATGCGAGCCCCAGTGTTAGTGGAACGAAAAGGAAATGGAACGCAACTGTTATGGCAAACTGAAGCCGGCTTAATAAAAGCAACTCAACCATCCGTTATCCCTCGTTTTTTTGTTTATATTCGGTAATCATTACAACCCGGAAAAGACTCTTTCCGGCACAATAACTTTGCATATAACAATAGAACAAACAAGGTTCAGGGGTTAAGAGATATCAAATCTCCATGAACCGTTGTACACGTCAATATTTGCGCTGAAGCAAGTCAATGTCTTCCGGCACGGCTTGCAGATCATCTTCATGCTCAATTTCATCAGTGAGAATATGGAACTCAATCTCATCAATTCAAATTCGGAGTACAGTGCTGTGTGTCACCCGATTTTTATCTTTGATCGTCTGAAAGATATACCATTGTACATCCGGATAACACACTGTTCCCCCTTGACGTTCTGCTTAAGTTATGTTTCCTCCTTTAGCTCCATACACTTTTTACAGATACCATAGAAGTTAGTACTCGTTGAAACAATAGTAAATCCATCTATTTCCTCAGCTATCTTCATCGAGTAATCCAGCAATTGTTCCGAATTAAAATCCTCCATCTTTCCGCATTCCCGGCAGATGAGATGGTGATGTGGAATGAAATTCGCTTCAAATCTTGAGACCCCTTTTACATTCACCTCCTCCAGTAACCCTTTCTCCGTAAGGAATTTGAGATTCTTATACACGGTAGCCTTGCTTATGCGTGTCAGTTTTTTTCTAACTCCGTCGTAAACTTCGTCTACAGTGGGATGACCGTCGTGTTCGCGCAGGAAATCAAGTATTTCGACTCTCTGGTTTGTGTATTTCATGTCAGCTTTCTCTGTGGGCTTCATTGTCGTCCACCTAAATTACCTGTGAAAACAGGTTTGTTCCAACATATATGATATTCATTACTAAATGATATTAATTGTTATTTAACAATTTCTATCATCTTTTAGATTTCTTTATTTATAGAATGCCTGTGACTATTTTCTTTTCCTAATACCGTAAATCACAGTTTTTCTCACTAAAAGGACACTAAAAAAGAGTGATATAGGACTAAAATAGTAAGAAGAGGATTTTAAACCCATTTAAATAGAATTTAAAGTTTTATAAGGCTTTAATTGAAATATAGATCCAAATTTTAACGTCGTTTTTTGAGAGAACCAACTAAGAACCTATCCGAGAAGTGTTGTTCTCTCTGTGTCTGATAAAAGGCAAGGTACACAAAACTCTCTGAAAACTTCCCTCCATGTCCGCATGATTACGAAGTGAGCAGATATCGGGCGACCACTGAAAAAAGGAAAAAATAGAGTCTGCAGATGAAATAAAAAGCGTGTTAATGATGGCACATCAATAGTAGCGTCTATGATAACCAGTCTGGACCAGAACCTATCCGAAAATCTGCGATCTACAGTAACTTTAAAATATAATATGCATAGCTGAAGCAAGCATTCGATAATATAGACTGCAGTAACATTTGCAACATTCCATTTTGAATTTTCAGATCGGGTCTAAGTATCGATACAGTATATTATACAAAAAGAGTAACTACTTAGTATCTGTGGACTTCACAGACTTTTGTCAACATATTTCATTTTGATGATTAGAGTATTAAGATTTTTGTTTTGCCTTTTTTGGACTCTACCACTACTGATTATTGAGTCTTGAAACGGTAAAGAGCTGTCCGGGCTCCCGGCCGAGCTGGTTGATATGTCACCCATGTTGGAGACATAATCGAGGCAGACGCGGCATTGAATATTTATTATCGATTTTATGTCCTATAATTGTATAAAAATTCAGACTATTTGGAATTGTGGAATATTTATAAAGAATTATAATAATTAATAAACTATTTAGTGATTCTCAGAAGATATATCATCATGGAGTGGTTAATTTTAGCCATGTTTGAGTAAATGCATTTTGAAATTTTTTTTGATATTTCAGGTTTTAAGAAGGGTATATCCTGCTAAATAATATAATATCAGAGGTTCCTCAGATGAATAAACTCCCCAAAATTTTAAAATATTTGCTGTTGATATGTATAGGTTTGATTGTGCTCTTTTATGGGAGCCTATTTGTGCTTTTTATGTTAATTGGTAGTTCTGATCAAGCCTCTTATTATGGGGATATGGTTGATATCGGACCCATCGATTACAATTCCGTTGTCACAAAAGCAGAGAAAGCAGGATATGACCTCAGTGGACCACATACCAGACTGGATGAAGCAAACTTAATAGAACCCGGAAATGTCGAATCGCTTGAGAAAAGGTTTAAAATAGACTACAGGGCATCAAGAGTCGAGCTTTACTACAACTTAAACACGTATCTCGAATTTAAAAAAGATGAAAATAAGCAGACACTTGTAACACTCTATAATTATTCTCATCATAATGACGCCGGCGCTATTACACCTCAGATGCCTTCCATGTTTCCGGACGATTCCTGGATGCTTAAAATGCTCGGAATGAGTTTAGAACTTAACGAAACTGATTCTGAGGAATTTCTTAAAAAGCTAAAGACTGAGATATCAGACCAGAAGGGGTTTGTGAGTCTGGATACAAATGAAAATGTGGATTTCCCGGCAATCTATGCCTACCTGAACCAGAGCAGCACAAAAACTGTCACTGGACCTGATACGTGGAACGGAGACAAATATGAGGACAAATTTTATAGAAATAATAAAAAGATTGGGTACGTAAGGTTTGTTATCCCCGAAACTACCATCAGCCGGATACATAATTCCAATAAATACAATATCTATGTGAGCAGTTCGGGACTTATACGTCTAAAGATTGCGATGCCTGCAGGCAGCGCCGGAAAAGAAATCCCTGAAGAAGAGTACAGAACAATATTCAGGGAAATGTTCGAAAACCTTGGCCTACCTGCCGAGAAAGTTAATGAAATCAAATTAAATTACAGTCCAAGTATTTGGTGAGACTCACACTACTCACTTAATTTTTATAGATTTAGTGATAACAATTTTCTTCAGGAAACCACCAGACCAGGGAGTATCTGGGGCGGAGGGGAGCCCGTGGAGCGGAAGCCAGTGAACCCCCAAACCCGACCGTAGCTGGAAAGAATTCTTATTCTCCTCATATTGTACAGTACCGAATGGCACTCTAAGTACCAAATGGCACTCTAAGTACCAAATGGCACTCTAAGTACCAAATGGCACTCTAAGTACCAAATGGCACTCTATTTTATAGACTCACTACCACTTTTACAAAACGCCATTTTTGGCTTTTCAAAATGTGATTTGGTGGTTTAAACACCCGATAATTCATCAGGCAAGCTACGAATATTTAAATAAATATTCCATAATAATTATCATATAAGTTTTCACCCGGAGCTCGTATTTAGTGATTCAGGGTTAAATTGTAAGCGTTGAACAATGGGGATTGTGCCAGGCGCTGAGACAATAACCGGAACCAGTTCAATGATTGGGGGAGCATTGAAGATATCAATGAGATTCTAAGAATCCGGGTAAAAAGATAGCTATTGATTTTGCAGGCTTAATGAGATGATCATCATGGCAGAAGACACGGACCTTTTTTCACAGTATCGGATGGGCGATTTAACGCTGCCAAACCGCATGGTGATGGCGCCGATGACTCGCAGCCGCGCAGGGGATGACGACGTCCCGGTCCCACTGACGGCCACTTACTATGTGCAGCGAGCCTCGGCCGGCATGATTATCACCGAGGGTTCACAGGTTAGCCCGCAGGGTGTAGGCTTCATGCATACACCGGGCATACACTCTGCAGCACAGGTCGTCGGCTGGAAGGAGATAACGGATGCCGTCCACAAGGCCGGAGGCAAGATTTTCATCCAGCTGTGGCACGTAGGGAGGGTTTCCCACCCTGACCTTCTGGGTGGTACTCTGCCGGTAGCGCCATCCGCGCTGCCTGTCGAAGGCTTAGTCCACACACCAGGTGGAAAAAAGCCAATTCCCGCACCCAGAGCCCTGGAAACCGACGAGGTGCCGGACATTATCAGGCAGTTTCGGCAAGCGGCGGAGAACGCGAAAACCGCCGGCTTCGATGGTGTAGAAATCCATGGAGCTAACACCTACCTGCTGGACCAATTCCTGCGGAGCGGATCCAACAAAAGAACAGATAAGTACGGCGGCAGCCTTGAGAACCAGGCCCGTCTGCCGCTTGAGGTCACGAAAGCCGTCATCGAGGTATGGGGCGGCGACCGTGTCGGCTACCGCATCTCTCCGCACAATACCGCGCATTCTATGTCAGATGCCAATCCCAGGGAAACCTTTTCCTATTTCACCAGAGAGCTGAACAAAACGGGTCTGGGCTACCTTCATTTAATCGAGCCCATTGGAGGACGGTCGGGGTTCGTGCCACCCGAAGCACGGCTTGGGCCTACCCTGCGCAGAACTTTTGAAAGGACGTTCATACTGAACGGTGGCTATGGCCTCCAAAGCGGGAATGAAGCCATTGCCAGCGGTGAAGCCGACCTGATTGCCTTCGGAGTGCCTTTCCTGTCCAATCCTGACCTGCCAGAGCGTTTCATGCAGAACGCGCCGCTTAACGAGCCGGACGAGGCCACCTTCTACGTGGGCGGAGAGAAAGGCTATACGGACTATCCGGCGCTGGTTGATAGATGATGCGGCTCAAAGCGTGGTGTTGTAAAGTCTCGGGGATGAGTGGGTGAGTATATTTAAGGTTCTACACTAATCAGATGATTTTTCAATTTATATCGCATTGGTTTTTGTGAGGATATCCACACAAAACAACGAAGAGCCATAATTATATGTTGCCTAAGTACTTTGCAAAATGCCTTCGATGTTAAAAGTGCGCCTTTCAGAGATATTCGTCAAAGCCAGCTTCACCCTTTATCCGCGCCTTGCAGGAGTGCGTGTTCTCTGATGTGCGGCAGGCTCTATATTCAGAGCAGCTACGGACGGCTGTCCTTAAATTA
This genomic interval carries:
- the cdhD gene encoding CO dehydrogenase/acetyl-CoA synthase subunit delta; the encoded protein is MAKKMKLSDITNMFAGMDVEALEGVTIEGDIEIDLGGLGGGFDPMLAAALGQESAVLAQHFARIAGMFGYPVGIGAPAAPAVAPALAAPKLKDLIPAKFDVANIAEWATEIQEVPIGNTSADGGSRGKRVMLGGEKALPFYFDAPMPNRNQVTIDVFDMRIGLAKAVKQNYDEVMDSPGEWAKKNVEKFNADMITIHLISTDPLIKDTPAKEAAKTVEEVLQAVDVPIAIGGSGNPQKDPEVLTRAAEVSEGERCLLASASLNLDYAAIAEAALKYDHDVLSWTQLDMNAQKELNRKLMKQCNVPRDRIIMDPTTAALGYGLDYAYTNMERIRLAALMGDDELTFLMSSGTTNAWGARESWMVSSPLKEDSDWGPREYRGPIWEIVTGLSLAIAGNDLFMMMHPTSVAVLKQITQTLFGMIDTEQVDIANWIGAEV
- the acsC gene encoding acetyl-CoA decarbonylase/synthase complex subunit gamma — protein: MKINSPLEAYKYLPQTNCGECGEATCMAFASKLIDRSGKTSDCPPLIKEKKFAKKLAELDRLLAPEIRQVTIGVGEKAVNIGGDDVLYRHKLTFFNKTKMFFDVADNMDEAAIVERVNSIANFRKFYVGRNLLLDGVAIRAVSNDPAKFAAAVKKVAEAGLPMIFCSFNPEVLKAGLEVAKDLNPLLYAANKDNWKEVGELALEYKVPVVVSAFNDLDALKTLAKTFAEAGIKDIVLDPGTYPTGKGLKETFTNFLKIRRAGIMGDTEIAYPIIALPFTAWMAGISDPVSASYWETVMASVFTIRYGDIMILHSMEPYSTLPEVHLAETIYTDPRTPVSVDGGMYKVGSPTADSPVLFTTNFALTYYTVESDISSNGIDCWLLAVDTDGIGVEAAVAGGQLTADKVKEAFDKAGFDLKTAVNHNTVVTPGLAARLQGDLEDKLGANVKVGPMDSGRIPGWMEKNWPPK
- the prf1 gene encoding peptide chain release factor aRF-1; this encodes MAEYCTYEKYVLKKKLETLKNKSVKSAELISLYVPSDKQISDVIKHLKEEHEQASNIISKLASNNVREALDSLLAKLRSLNKIPENGIVYFAGVVDTGANRTGMVNEVLIPPEPVVHYIYHCDSVFYLEPIEEMLRECGTYGLILLDLREASVGMLVGKQIEAIKHLHSTVPGKQRKGGQSAHRFEQLRRIAIHDFYKRIGGAASEAFLELEPSDLKGILIGGHSPTKEEFYEGEFLHYELQKKVLGLFDTGYTDESGFSELINEAEDTLQGIDLIKQKKDMDIFFKEIATESGKVSYGEDNVRANLEIKAVDVLLLSEELRAERVSLMCRVCGYENRRTRIWKTGEAVPTIGNCPECGSALEVTDLIDIVGEFSELADKGNARIAFISTDFDEGSQFMIAFGGIAAILRYSTGM
- the cydB gene encoding cytochrome d ubiquinol oxidase subunit II, which codes for MFDFLTHDMLAVIWFFLWCVIWGVYFIADSFSLGAGLLTPFIAEDKAQRVQIQSSVGPFWGGNEVWLILAAGGTFAAFPLVFSKMFTFLYLPMILLLIGLIARGISVEYLHKDDNPRIQKVLMWGWFTGSLLISLVLGVAFANFFKGLEIVLGGFYVGTLLELFGPYALVGGALFVLMNVTSGALWINVKTEGDVAAKAGDLAKKSTLLVLVLALVYLAYSFAGIEGFTSNYSAMPALYLLPVLAVVAAVFAVLFAKKDKDFPAFCSNLLAFLFIVESGLASIYPYMLKSSVFPEYGIDIFEAASSHMTLGVMLGGALVFVPIVIIYQLWAYTLFREKITETEQVEY
- a CDS encoding cytochrome ubiquinol oxidase subunit I, which produces MVELLLLSRLQFAITVAFHFLFVPLTLGLAFLVAVMETVYYKNKDETWRRMADFWGRIFKINFAIGLVTGLSMTFQFGTNWGAYSEFMGDVFGPPLAVEALLAFFLEGTFFGAWVFLDRSRQKLKAFSMWMVALGTNISSLWIITANGFMQNPVGYKMAADGSKVIMTDFLALVTNSYVWYMLVHTLLSAYLLTAFLIMGICAYHFLKRNNSEVFRKSFGIAVAIALVTAVLLPVLGHGYAQYVAELQPAKGAAMDAIWETGSGVPMYLIQVPDSSTGSNSVQFLGIPGLASFLYTGSFSGTITGLNQLAQDELPPVGMVFWSFRLMTILGSLFIIEALLGLYLQKSGKLYTSDKYLKLLMWSIPLPYVAITAGWIVAEVGRQPWIVYGLLKTANGISSVPISDVLLSVVLISTFYLVLIVFEIYLIKKTVVNATGVE
- a CDS encoding Fur family transcriptional regulator → MKPTEKADMKYTNQRVEILDFLREHDGHPTVDEVYDGVRKKLTRISKATVYKNLKFLTEKGLLEEVNVKGVSRFEANFIPHHHLICRECGKMEDFNSEQLLDYSMKIAEEIDGFTIVSTSTNFYGICKKCMELKEET
- a CDS encoding alkene reductase, with translation MAEDTDLFSQYRMGDLTLPNRMVMAPMTRSRAGDDDVPVPLTATYYVQRASAGMIITEGSQVSPQGVGFMHTPGIHSAAQVVGWKEITDAVHKAGGKIFIQLWHVGRVSHPDLLGGTLPVAPSALPVEGLVHTPGGKKPIPAPRALETDEVPDIIRQFRQAAENAKTAGFDGVEIHGANTYLLDQFLRSGSNKRTDKYGGSLENQARLPLEVTKAVIEVWGGDRVGYRISPHNTAHSMSDANPRETFSYFTRELNKTGLGYLHLIEPIGGRSGFVPPEARLGPTLRRTFERTFILNGGYGLQSGNEAIASGEADLIAFGVPFLSNPDLPERFMQNAPLNEPDEATFYVGGEKGYTDYPALVDR